In the genome of Enterococcus hirae ATCC 9790, one region contains:
- a CDS encoding ABC transporter ATP-binding protein — MKTTDVKMNKHSLIRFWKMIQSDHKTFYGLLLCSLIGNLMVVAMPMIMGVGIDQLLSRIRTIGIAEMTFHDVKDALLFPVVLLLVFSFLSSITSFIQEYAMASLSEKITLNVRKEMTKKFKTLPMAFFDQHQVGDIISRTTTGLNQLAQVLLTGINQFFTSIVTILFSILMLFYIDSKLTLLILLLIVGSSWVTQLFANKNKKISDDNQTELGSLNNKVEEYLAGNLVIKTFNQQDQAIESIRQVNHSQYQAFKKAQFMNFAIYPAIRLINQSAFILSAVLGGILVISGGLTLGLLQAYLQYINQISEPISTASYVINSLQSAMAAIDRIFEIMDEQNERSDHENTTSLDQPAGSIRFKDVRFGYSPDKILMENVNFSAKPKQTIAIVGPTGAGKTTLVNLLMRFYELNHGRIEFDGIDITKFSRSELRKHFGMVLQNTWLFEGTVADNIAYGKQQASRDEIIAAAKIAQCDHFIRTLPEGYDTIISSENGSLSQGQQQLLTIARVLLANPSVVILDEATSSVDTRTEAMIQKAMNAVTENRTSFIIAHRLSTIENADLILVMENGNIIEQGTHQSLLSKPTLYASLYNSQFQIT, encoded by the coding sequence ATGAAAACAACTGATGTAAAAATGAATAAACATAGTTTGATCCGCTTTTGGAAAATGATCCAATCTGATCACAAAACATTTTATGGCTTACTATTATGTAGTTTAATCGGTAACCTGATGGTCGTTGCAATGCCGATGATCATGGGCGTTGGTATCGATCAGCTTTTAAGTCGAATCCGTACGATCGGGATTGCTGAAATGACATTTCATGATGTCAAGGATGCCCTTTTGTTCCCTGTTGTTTTATTACTCGTTTTTTCTTTTTTAAGTAGTATTACTTCTTTCATTCAAGAATACGCAATGGCTTCATTGAGTGAAAAAATCACACTTAATGTTAGAAAAGAAATGACCAAGAAATTCAAAACATTACCAATGGCCTTCTTTGATCAGCATCAGGTAGGAGATATCATCAGCCGAACAACGACTGGTTTGAATCAACTAGCACAAGTCTTGCTAACAGGGATCAATCAATTTTTCACTTCCATCGTAACGATTTTATTTTCAATTTTGATGCTGTTTTATATTGACAGCAAATTGACGTTACTGATTCTTTTATTGATCGTTGGTAGTTCATGGGTCACTCAACTCTTTGCGAATAAAAACAAAAAGATTTCTGATGACAATCAAACAGAACTAGGTTCATTAAATAATAAAGTGGAAGAATATCTTGCAGGTAACTTGGTCATCAAAACATTCAATCAACAAGATCAAGCGATCGAGTCGATCCGTCAAGTAAATCATTCACAGTACCAAGCATTTAAAAAAGCGCAATTCATGAACTTTGCCATCTATCCAGCGATTCGCTTGATCAATCAATCAGCGTTCATTTTAAGTGCTGTCTTAGGTGGGATCTTAGTAATATCTGGTGGACTCACACTAGGATTGTTACAAGCTTATCTGCAGTACATCAATCAAATCTCTGAGCCGATCTCGACCGCTTCTTATGTCATCAATTCGTTACAATCTGCTATGGCGGCGATTGATCGTATTTTTGAGATTATGGATGAACAAAATGAGCGTTCTGATCACGAAAATACAACATCACTTGACCAGCCTGCTGGTTCAATCAGGTTCAAAGATGTTCGATTTGGTTATAGTCCAGATAAGATCTTGATGGAAAATGTCAACTTTTCGGCTAAACCAAAACAAACAATTGCAATCGTGGGACCAACTGGGGCAGGAAAAACGACATTAGTCAATTTACTCATGCGATTTTACGAGCTAAACCATGGAAGAATCGAATTCGACGGAATCGATATCACGAAATTCTCTCGTAGTGAGTTACGTAAACACTTTGGGATGGTTTTGCAAAATACGTGGCTCTTTGAAGGCACAGTGGCAGATAATATTGCTTATGGGAAACAGCAAGCTTCCAGAGACGAAATCATTGCGGCTGCCAAAATTGCCCAATGTGATCATTTCATCCGTACGTTACCTGAAGGATATGATACGATTATTTCAAGTGAAAATGGTTCGTTGTCACAAGGACAACAACAGCTACTGACCATTGCTCGGGTATTGCTGGCGAATCCTTCCGTAGTTATTTTAGATGAAGCAACCTCCAGCGTGGATACCCGCACCGAAGCAATGATCCAAAAAGCAATGAATGCTGTCACAGAAAACCGAACCAGCTTTATTATCGCCCATCGGTTATCTACGATTGAAAATGCCGACTTGATTTTAGTGATGGAAAATGGAAATATTATTGAACAAGGAACTCATCAGTCACTATTAAGCAAACCAACACTTTATGCTAGTTTATATAATAGCCAATTTCAAATCACATAA
- a CDS encoding helix-turn-helix domain-containing protein, with protein MNNLFFRLLNNKQLQRQIRILYYLHKCDSISSTEKLVKELETTAPTLRADIDSLQQLLPKGMTIKYYKKIGYRLMVSTFKTIDSIVMEIAKDTIVYKLIDEIYRGRIHSFQTATEQFHLSHSVLRKTIRHINKELKFYRLTLSTKQLDLLGNEADIRYFLFEFYHGFRQTFTTNHSYQTINNTYEELQEATTQIATNYFRINLWMNILKQRLLNKQMIHLEPPLCKEIKARTSFIQFKSVFKKYFKSRFGITQVAEEEIVWSYLIRLHCVSYYPANKTLNLCYPEDIPTLEQYEPFLRPLQNSTTITNVDLLKLKGYLSNLRLLTKISSHFERITLELHTSVPMKVKKLFKEWQNYLKKYTHVLPFSVTHYQDIALTLSIIHYANLTSSSTQKKQTILFSFQGEPGLEDYLTRFVCQLLPQNVVPLFVSNKFISHKMVLETEVALVVCNYDFLDTTCPCPVLLLSYFPTKKEWLDLQQYIFKLAYPIND; from the coding sequence ATGAATAACCTATTTTTCAGATTATTAAATAACAAGCAATTACAGCGGCAGATAAGAATTCTTTACTATTTACATAAATGTGATTCGATTTCTTCAACTGAAAAACTAGTGAAAGAACTTGAAACAACAGCACCGACACTTCGCGCGGATATTGATTCTTTACAACAATTACTTCCCAAGGGAATGACCATCAAATATTATAAAAAGATCGGTTACCGATTGATGGTGTCTACATTCAAAACGATTGATTCCATTGTCATGGAGATTGCTAAAGATACAATTGTTTATAAATTGATTGACGAAATCTACCGAGGTCGTATTCATTCATTCCAAACTGCCACCGAACAGTTTCATCTCTCGCATTCAGTTTTGAGAAAGACCATTCGCCATATTAACAAAGAATTAAAATTTTATCGCCTTACTTTATCGACTAAACAATTAGATTTATTAGGAAATGAAGCAGATATCCGTTACTTTTTATTTGAGTTTTACCATGGTTTTAGACAAACATTTACGACCAATCATTCTTATCAAACAATCAACAATACATACGAAGAACTCCAAGAAGCGACAACGCAAATCGCAACAAATTATTTTCGCATCAACTTATGGATGAATATTTTAAAACAGCGCTTATTAAATAAACAAATGATTCATCTCGAACCGCCCTTATGTAAAGAAATTAAGGCAAGAACAAGTTTCATTCAGTTTAAATCGGTTTTTAAAAAGTATTTTAAAAGTAGATTTGGTATTACCCAAGTAGCCGAGGAGGAAATTGTTTGGTCTTACCTCATACGCTTACATTGTGTTTCTTACTACCCAGCTAACAAAACTTTGAATCTGTGCTATCCAGAAGATATTCCAACCTTAGAACAGTATGAACCATTTTTACGACCATTACAGAATTCTACAACTATCACAAATGTCGACCTGCTAAAGTTAAAAGGATATCTCAGCAACCTGCGTCTGCTGACAAAAATCTCTTCTCATTTTGAGCGAATCACTTTAGAACTTCATACCAGCGTACCTATGAAAGTCAAAAAACTTTTTAAAGAATGGCAGAACTATTTAAAAAAGTATACACATGTATTACCTTTTTCTGTTACCCACTATCAAGATATCGCCTTAACGTTAAGTATTATTCATTATGCCAATTTAACCTCTTCCTCTACCCAAAAAAAACAGACGATTTTATTTTCATTCCAAGGAGAACCCGGATTAGAAGACTATTTGACTCGATTCGTATGCCAATTGCTTCCACAAAATGTGGTTCCTCTTTTTGTCTCTAATAAATTTATTTCACATAAGATGGTTTTAGAAACTGAGGTTGCATTGGTTGTTTGCAATTATGATTTTCTAGATACAACCTGCCCTTGCCCAGTACTCTTACTTTCTTATTTTCCTACAAAAAAGGAATGGCTCGATCTACAACAATACATTTTTAAATTAGCTTATCCAATCAATGATTGA
- the rlmD gene encoding 23S rRNA (uracil(1939)-C(5))-methyltransferase RlmD, producing the protein MKEKLSVKKNERYTLDIIDLSYEGMGVAKIDGYPLFIENALPGERVEVLVVKVGNKFGYGKVEKWLTESPDRQPLKDNRLLRTGIAPLAHLNYEQQLLFKQKQVENVMSKIAKMPEVDILPTIPMENPVGYRNKAQIPVRRMDGRLATGFYKKNSHELVEIEDYYIQDPAIDEAIKRVRDILQRFQVRGYNEAKNEGQIRHIIIRRGHYSHEMMVVLVTRKEKFFKGKEIASIIHEELPEVVSVIQNINEEKTNVILGDKEKVLYGRSYIEDQLLGKTYRISSKSFYQVNTEQTEKLYQTAIEFAALQKEDTVIDAYSGIGTIGLSLADKVKEVYGMELVPEAIEDAQFNALTNKIENAHYEVGKAETVMKKWQDKGVKPSVIVVDPPRKGLDARFIASAIDMAPAKLVYISCNPATFARDAKLFAESGYEVKKVQPVDLFPQTHHVELVALLAPKG; encoded by the coding sequence ATGAAAGAGAAACTATCAGTTAAAAAAAATGAACGTTACACATTAGATATTATCGATTTAAGTTATGAAGGTATGGGCGTAGCTAAAATCGATGGCTATCCTTTGTTTATTGAAAATGCATTGCCAGGCGAACGAGTGGAAGTGCTGGTAGTGAAAGTTGGAAATAAATTTGGTTATGGAAAAGTAGAAAAATGGCTAACTGAATCACCAGACCGTCAACCATTAAAGGATAATCGCCTTCTACGGACAGGAATTGCTCCTTTAGCACATTTGAACTATGAGCAACAATTACTTTTTAAACAAAAGCAAGTGGAAAATGTCATGAGCAAGATCGCAAAGATGCCAGAGGTTGACATTTTACCTACCATCCCAATGGAGAATCCTGTTGGCTATCGTAACAAAGCGCAGATTCCAGTGAGAAGAATGGATGGTCGTCTAGCAACTGGTTTTTATAAAAAGAATAGTCATGAACTAGTTGAAATCGAGGATTATTATATTCAAGATCCAGCAATCGATGAAGCTATCAAACGTGTGAGAGATATTTTGCAACGTTTCCAAGTACGTGGTTATAACGAGGCGAAAAATGAAGGACAGATCCGTCATATTATCATCAGAAGAGGTCATTACTCTCATGAAATGATGGTCGTTTTAGTTACACGAAAAGAAAAATTCTTTAAAGGTAAGGAAATTGCGTCTATTATTCATGAAGAATTGCCAGAAGTCGTTTCAGTCATTCAAAATATCAACGAAGAGAAAACAAACGTGATATTAGGCGATAAAGAGAAGGTTCTTTATGGTAGAAGTTATATTGAGGATCAACTATTGGGCAAAACTTACCGTATTTCCTCAAAATCATTCTATCAAGTGAATACTGAACAAACGGAAAAATTGTATCAAACAGCCATTGAATTTGCAGCGTTACAAAAAGAAGATACCGTCATTGATGCTTACTCTGGTATTGGAACGATCGGTTTATCTCTAGCTGATAAAGTTAAAGAGGTCTATGGCATGGAACTTGTTCCGGAAGCGATTGAAGATGCACAATTCAATGCATTAACAAACAAAATTGAAAATGCTCATTACGAAGTAGGTAAGGCAGAAACAGTCATGAAGAAATGGCAAGACAAAGGGGTCAAACCATCTGTGATCGTTGTCGACCCGCCAAGAAAAGGATTAGATGCACGTTTTATTGCGTCAGCCATTGACATGGCACCTGCGAAATTAGTATATATCTCTTGCAATCCAGCAACTTTTGCCAGAGATGCTAAGTTATTTGCTGAGTCAGGCTACGAAGTGAAAAAAGTACAACCAGTCGATTTATTCCCACAAACACATCATGTGGAATTAGTGGCGCTATTAGCACCTAAGGGATAA
- a CDS encoding bacterial Ig-like domain-containing protein: protein MVFTGPTIAPKETHRLFYGYSNLLSIENLAYLDVSQVTDMTSFFSDCRVLNGVDLSGWDTSNVTNMSNMFFEAFDQTENLIHLDLSSFDTSNVVDMSGMFSRCTKVQSIDLSSFDTSNVVNMNRMFFACNELITLDIAHFDTSNVVYMSRLFAECKKLRYVDVSNFDTSSAIDLSVMFRLNYELESVDVSNFDTSLVQAMRYMFANCELLETIDVSNFNTESVNYLTYMFLNCSKVKKLDLSYFQFEDPVEMAEMLAGTTSLNELTLGKGYRFVDSANLPAIPVEDGNTGYWQNVGSGTVTNPAGEYVLTSEELMTNYTGAMADTYVWQKEPNYESILAKDSTLYLGETWDPQDNFISATDKEGNPIPFDMSMVSGTVDTSVVGVTPITYTNGSAAQVIHVTVKENQESIQAKDSVIYVGDQWDPQANFVSATDEDGMPLAFTPKKVEGSVDSQKTGDYFVTYTNGIASKTIKVTVKENKETLVVKGSTLYVGDNWNPQDNFISANDKEGNPLTFDQKMVSGKVDTTKVGVYPVTYQNGHQKKTVEIHVLAEPTKEKPDADTNQSGDKKPVPATPNETTNNNDQRDKKDEKNEKNEKNKKMKKTNKKNKKTKNYLLQVIKNQVFL, encoded by the coding sequence ATGGTATTCACTGGACCAACGATTGCTCCTAAAGAAACTCATCGCTTATTTTATGGATATAGTAATCTTTTGTCCATTGAGAATTTAGCTTATTTAGACGTAAGTCAAGTAACGGATATGACTTCCTTTTTTTCTGACTGTCGTGTACTAAATGGCGTTGATTTGTCAGGATGGGATACGTCAAATGTCACGAATATGTCTAATATGTTTTTTGAAGCATTTGACCAAACAGAGAATCTCATTCATCTTGATCTTTCAAGTTTCGATACAAGTAATGTAGTTGATATGAGTGGCATGTTCAGTCGATGTACCAAAGTACAATCAATCGATCTTTCTAGTTTTGATACGAGTAATGTTGTCAACATGAACAGAATGTTTTTTGCTTGTAATGAATTAATTACCTTAGATATCGCTCACTTTGATACATCAAATGTGGTTTATATGTCACGTTTATTCGCTGAATGTAAGAAGTTGCGCTATGTGGATGTCTCAAATTTCGATACATCAAGTGCGATTGATCTTTCAGTGATGTTTCGTTTGAATTATGAATTAGAGAGTGTGGACGTTTCTAATTTTGACACCAGTCTAGTCCAAGCAATGAGATACATGTTTGCTAATTGTGAGTTACTAGAGACGATCGATGTGTCTAATTTCAATACAGAGTCTGTGAATTATCTGACATATATGTTCTTAAATTGTTCGAAAGTAAAAAAATTAGATCTTTCTTATTTTCAGTTTGAGGATCCCGTAGAAATGGCAGAAATGCTGGCTGGAACAACGAGCCTCAATGAATTGACTCTTGGTAAAGGCTATCGTTTTGTAGATTCAGCCAATCTTCCTGCTATTCCAGTAGAAGATGGAAACACTGGTTATTGGCAAAACGTTGGTTCTGGAACGGTTACGAACCCTGCTGGGGAATACGTGCTAACTTCAGAAGAATTGATGACGAACTATACAGGAGCGATGGCAGATACGTATGTTTGGCAGAAAGAGCCAAACTATGAATCAATTTTAGCCAAAGATTCGACGCTTTACCTTGGTGAAACCTGGGATCCACAGGATAATTTTATTTCAGCAACAGATAAGGAAGGAAATCCCATTCCATTTGATATGAGTATGGTCAGTGGAACAGTGGATACCTCAGTAGTAGGAGTGACACCGATTACTTATACTAATGGTAGCGCTGCTCAAGTCATTCATGTAACAGTAAAAGAAAACCAGGAGAGCATTCAGGCCAAAGACTCAGTTATTTATGTGGGTGATCAATGGGATCCACAAGCTAATTTTGTTTCAGCTACTGATGAAGATGGGATGCCTCTAGCGTTCACTCCAAAAAAGGTGGAAGGTTCGGTGGATAGCCAAAAAACGGGCGATTATTTTGTGACGTATACCAACGGAATAGCAAGTAAGACGATCAAAGTAACGGTCAAAGAGAACAAAGAAACACTCGTAGTTAAAGGTTCCACACTCTATGTAGGAGACAATTGGAATCCACAAGACAATTTTATTTCAGCCAATGATAAAGAAGGAAATCCCCTAACATTTGACCAGAAAATGGTTTCTGGTAAGGTGGATACGACAAAAGTTGGCGTTTATCCAGTGACCTATCAAAACGGTCATCAAAAGAAAACTGTTGAAATCCATGTGCTAGCTGAACCAACTAAAGAAAAACCAGATGCGGATACGAACCAATCGGGGGATAAAAAGCCAGTACCAGCAACGCCAAATGAGACAACGAATAACAACGATCAGAGAGATAAAAAAGACGAAAAAAATGAAAAAAATGAAAAAAATAAAAAGATGAAAAAGACGAACAAGAAGAACAAGAAGACAAAAAACTACCTACTACAGGTTATCAAAAATCAAGTCTTTCTATGA
- a CDS encoding WD40/YVTN/BNR-like repeat-containing protein: MLIGGGVYQFINAGPVATNVHSMMQSEEKVRKMPTSTNQDGLLKPVQTSVNLTTEQTNDVKIDPETQALYLTTNQGKDWHFVPIAVDWLRFGDYTLTSGIVAKGEWMDKTFDVSPTFSWFIYSPDQKNVYLLSSADNGKTWQKSQITDQGGQVRYRKANFFTNDQGVMVFSSSTGMSAESLKIYTTNDKGQSWQKSGSTIVNQPIQNVSFVTKTLGFLSTRENIYYTNDGGLTFKESLVAIPGEYQLGGIDLFQSPNEVVQVSANKLETKFYLLKNGSIDAGKMFACLFYSTDGGETWQFEQQLSQVENR, from the coding sequence TTGTTGATTGGCGGGGGTGTTTATCAATTCATTAATGCAGGACCAGTAGCAACGAATGTACACTCTATGATGCAAAGCGAAGAAAAAGTAAGAAAAATGCCAACTTCGACTAATCAGGACGGTTTATTGAAACCTGTTCAAACATCCGTCAATTTGACCACTGAGCAAACGAATGACGTAAAAATAGACCCAGAAACACAAGCCTTGTATTTGACGACGAATCAAGGAAAAGACTGGCATTTCGTTCCAATTGCTGTGGACTGGTTGCGTTTTGGTGACTATACTTTGACTTCGGGTATTGTTGCAAAAGGGGAATGGATGGACAAAACATTTGATGTTTCTCCTACTTTTTCTTGGTTTATCTATTCACCTGATCAAAAAAACGTTTACCTATTATCATCAGCTGATAATGGGAAGACGTGGCAAAAAAGTCAGATTACAGATCAAGGCGGACAGGTTCGTTATCGTAAAGCAAACTTTTTCACAAACGATCAAGGCGTCATGGTATTTTCATCCTCTACAGGAATGTCTGCGGAAAGTCTAAAAATTTATACGACCAACGATAAAGGGCAAAGCTGGCAAAAAAGCGGCAGTACCATCGTAAATCAACCGATTCAAAATGTTAGTTTTGTGACGAAGACATTGGGTTTCCTTTCTACAAGAGAAAACATCTATTATACGAATGATGGGGGACTAACATTCAAAGAATCCTTGGTAGCTATCCCGGGTGAGTATCAATTGGGAGGGATCGATTTGTTCCAGTCACCAAATGAAGTGGTACAAGTAAGTGCCAATAAATTGGAAACCAAGTTTTACCTCCTAAAAAATGGATCGATCGATGCAGGGAAAATGTTTGCTTGTCTTTTTTATTCGACTGATGGTGGAGAAACATGGCAATTCGAACAACAATTATCGCAAGTAGAGAATCGCTAA